Below is a window of Rhizobium tumorigenes DNA.
CGGGGTCATAGGCGAACGGATATTGCAGAGCGGTGTCGTCTATCTGCAGGTTCAGGGCCACCTGGGGCGTGTGGTCGAGACGGATCCTTGTTTCGAAGCGCAACTCGCTGGCCGGCTCGGATACATTCACCAGCGCGACACAGTTTCCGAAAACGTCGAGAATCCATCGGACGCTGCTGGGTTTTGGCTCGACGAGCAGTGTCGATTCGAGGAGCCGCTGGTCGAAGCTGTCGCGCGGGCGGAACATCAGCCGGTGCTCCCCGAATGCGACTGGCTTCTTGTAGCGGTAGACCGTGATATGTTTGACGGAAAAGACAGTCATAGTTCAAATGCCCTTCACAGCCTGCATGCGCCGGAGGCTGCATCGATTCTGGAAAAGCGGCCATGCTATATTTTTTCGCCCGTCATGGAAGCGATGATCCGATTCGCGCGCCATTCCTGTTCATATTAGCGGACGATATATTAATGCGCGGACAATTATCCGGAGCTTCGGAAGGCGGAGTGTCCAGAGCTCGGCCGGCACGCTGAGAGTTGACAAATAGAAGCAGTTCGGGTAGTAAAAAACATCGGTAGTTGTTTGCGATATTTATGTTTGCTGGCGCTTGGCGCTTTCTTGACGAAATTCCCCTTTCAAAAATCGAAAATTTATTCGCCGAGTATCTCTCTGCGAAAAACGATGTTGCTATGGAAAGGGTTCGTCATGACCACCGGCACAGTAAAATGGTTTAACTCCACCAAGGGCTTCGGCTTTATTCAGCCTGACAATGGCGGCGCGGACGTGTTCGTACACATCTCGGCTGTCGAGCGTGCAGGGATGCGCGAAATTGTCGAAGGCCAGAAGCTTTCTTTCGAGCTTGAGCGTGACAACAAGTCTGGCAAAATGTCTGCCGGCCAACTCCAGGCTGCTTGACGGTCTTAAGCCTCGCCATGCCACGGATGTACTGGCATGCTGCAGGGGCTTTAGTCCAAGGGAAGGTCAGACCTACAGTCTGGCCTTTTCGCTTTAATACCGACGACACGCTTTGAGGAGGATTGAAACGTGACGGAGAATTCCAAATCTCGCGAGCAGGCTGAAATCGCCTTCAGCAAGACGCAAACCGAATACCTGGCTCGGACCAGGACAATATCCGAAATCGATGAAGTCGCCGCCGATCGCGACGCCAAGACAGCCCGTCTGCGGGAATTGCGACTTGAAAAAGAGGCCAATGCTGTGCCACAGGTAGGCAAGCCGAAGAAAGCCACAAAGCGCTGAGAAGCCATGAGGCAAAACCACCAATAAGGACGACGACCGCTTGAGACACGTAAACGATAATGGCTTTGCCGAGCGCCGCAAGGCTGCCACCGAAGCCAAAAAGCAGCTTTTGACGAAATTCGCCACCGCTCCAAAGCCGACCGATCCGGATGTGGTCGCCAAGCGCGCGGAACGTGCGGCAGCAGCGGAAGCGCGTGAAGCGCGCCGTGCCGAACGCGAGCAAGAAAAGCGCGAGGAATATGCGCGCCAGCTGGCAGAAGCCGCAGCCAAGACCGCTGCCGCCAGTGCCGAAGCGAAGGCTCATGCCGAAGCCCAGGAAGCGGAAGCTGTAAAGAGCGTCGAGCAGATGGCCGCCGACGAGGCAGCCCGCAAGGCCGAACGCGACCGCCGCTATGCAGCCCGCAAGGCCCGTCAGCGCTAGGTTTTCCACAGCAAATTCAAATGCTAGCCGGCCCTTGAAAGGCCGGCTATTTGCGTTGTGGTGCGGTCTTTCGGACGAGTGGGTGAGCTCGGCAGGGATCCCGAAGGCTTTGCTGCGCGTCGCGTGCGAAAGCCGCTGCTTGCCGAGCGCGCAGAAAGGGCTATCGTCCGCACCCATAGGGGTTCGGGTGGAGTAAGGCGTTGGTGTATGATTGGTATGGCGGCCGGACGCGTCGGCTTCGTCAGTTGAAACGCGGACTGTTCTGGTGCGTGGCGTTTCTCGGAGTCTGTGCGGCCGCAATAGTGCTAATGCGGTTTCGCTGACTGTGACGACGTCTTCCGAATGTGCCGGCGGAAGATCCGCCGGCCGAGTTTTGGCCTATGCCGGCAGGGCGGCCGCGTCGCGGAACGACACCAGGCGGCGGCTCTTTTCGTCCCACAGGACGAGCTTTACGCAGCGGATGCTTTCCATGATCGTGATACGCCCGACGTTGCGCAATTGCGGATGGTCGCGCAGCACCTCCGGCAACCGGTAATACGGTACGCGGCTGGCAAGGTGATGGACGTGATGGATGCCGATATTGGCGGTGATCCACATCAATGGGGCCGGCAAGTCGTAATTCGACGCACCGTGAAGAGCGGCGTGGGGAAACTGCCACTCAGGCGGTTCGGACCAATGGGTTTCTTCGAACTGGTGCTGGACGTAGAAGAGCCAGATGCCCGCAGCGCCGGCGAGCACGACGATAGGCAGGTGTACCATCAAGAACGGCACGACGCCGACGGCCCACATGAGCAAGCCGGCGACCACCGCCACGGCGGCGTTGGTCGCCATCGTCGATACCCATGGCTGAAGCCCGGAGCGCATCATGCCGAATGGCAGCCGCTGCTTGAAGAGAAACAGCCAGATCGGGCCAATGCCGAACATGACAACCGGGTTGCGATAGAGGCGGTAGGTCATGCGGCCGCGAAACGACAGTGCGTTGTATTCCGCAATCGTCAGCGTGGCGATGTCGCCCACTCCGCGTTCATCCAGGTTTCCGGCGGAGGCGTGGTGTTCGGCATGGGCGCGACGCCAGTAGTCGTAAGGTGTCAGCGTCAGCACGCCAATGATACGGCCCGTCCAGTCGTCGATGCGA
It encodes the following:
- a CDS encoding fatty acid desaturase; translation: MSAATADITNEKAWLKILSKYRQPRGTRSAFELAVTVIPFIIFWALSWIAVHYSFWPGLILIIPAAAFLLRLFMIQHDCGHGSFFARRRIDDWTGRIIGVLTLTPYDYWRRAHAEHHASAGNLDERGVGDIATLTIAEYNALSFRGRMTYRLYRNPVVMFGIGPIWLFLFKQRLPFGMMRSGLQPWVSTMATNAAVAVVAGLLMWAVGVVPFLMVHLPIVVLAGAAGIWLFYVQHQFEETHWSEPPEWQFPHAALHGASNYDLPAPLMWITANIGIHHVHHLASRVPYYRLPEVLRDHPQLRNVGRITIMESIRCVKLVLWDEKSRRLVSFRDAAALPA
- a CDS encoding cold-shock protein — protein: MTTGTVKWFNSTKGFGFIQPDNGGADVFVHISAVERAGMREIVEGQKLSFELERDNKSGKMSAGQLQAA
- a CDS encoding DUF6481 family protein → MRHVNDNGFAERRKAATEAKKQLLTKFATAPKPTDPDVVAKRAERAAAAEAREARRAEREQEKREEYARQLAEAAAKTAAASAEAKAHAEAQEAEAVKSVEQMAADEAARKAERDRRYAARKARQR